From Halapricum desulfuricans, a single genomic window includes:
- the hemH gene encoding ferrochelatase, which yields MSTGVVLLNFGEPPTADREVVVDYLERIFYSNMDIEEDPDLTPEAAHKRAGKLAERRAPGLIEEYEEIGGGSPLNDQASAQADALETELRNRGYDVATYSGMLYTEPFTDEAAERAVADGHDEVLGLPIYPLCGPSTTNLSLDHLSAGLDEAGFDGELHEVSGWHRHPTYNRLRAENIREYADSEGVDLHDEDTVLFFSAHGTPRYYLDEGSRYDRYVDEWCAGMAGILGVEDYELGFQNHDNRSEVVWTEPDVEEAIESLDAEQVVVEPVSFMHEQSETLSELDIELREEAEEAGLEEFYRVPIPHDDDRFPSVLADLAEPFLADFDPGYFQFRQCHCRDKPGTMCLNAPDPDWD from the coding sequence ATGTCGACAGGTGTGGTCCTGCTGAACTTCGGCGAACCGCCGACGGCCGACCGCGAGGTCGTCGTCGACTACCTCGAACGCATCTTCTACTCGAATATGGACATCGAGGAGGACCCGGATCTCACCCCGGAAGCCGCACACAAACGCGCCGGCAAACTCGCGGAACGCCGCGCGCCCGGGTTGATCGAGGAGTACGAGGAGATCGGCGGCGGCTCACCGCTCAACGACCAGGCCAGCGCGCAGGCTGACGCCCTGGAGACTGAGCTTCGAAACCGCGGCTACGACGTTGCGACATACTCCGGGATGCTCTATACGGAGCCGTTCACCGACGAGGCCGCCGAACGGGCCGTCGCTGACGGCCACGACGAGGTGCTCGGGCTGCCGATCTATCCCCTGTGTGGCCCCTCGACGACGAACCTCTCGCTGGATCACCTGTCTGCGGGGCTCGATGAGGCCGGGTTCGACGGCGAGTTGCACGAGGTCAGCGGCTGGCATCGGCATCCGACCTACAACCGCCTGCGCGCCGAGAACATCCGCGAGTACGCCGATAGCGAGGGGGTCGATCTCCACGACGAGGACACTGTCCTGTTCTTTTCGGCCCACGGGACGCCCCGGTACTATCTGGACGAGGGGAGTCGCTACGATCGGTACGTCGACGAGTGGTGTGCCGGCATGGCCGGTATCCTGGGGGTCGAGGACTACGAACTGGGCTTTCAGAATCACGACAACCGCAGCGAGGTCGTCTGGACCGAACCAGACGTCGAGGAGGCGATCGAGAGTCTCGACGCCGAGCAGGTCGTCGTCGAGCCGGTCAGCTTCATGCACGAGCAAAGCGAGACCCTTTCGGAACTGGACATCGAACTCCGCGAGGAGGCCGAGGAAGCCGGGCTGGAGGAGTTCTACCGCGTCCCGATTCCCCACGACGACGACCGGTTCCCGTCGGTGCTGGCGGATCTGGCAGAGCCGTTTCTCGCCGACTTCGATCCGGGCTACTTCCAGTTCCGGCAGTGTCACTGCCGGGACAAGCCGGGCACGATGTGTCTGAACGCCCCAGATCCGGACTGGGACTGA